The Dehalogenimonas lykanthroporepellens BL-DC-9 genome includes a window with the following:
- a CDS encoding conserved hypothetical protein (KEGG: dma:DMR_24780 hypothetical protein) has protein sequence MPESTVFNRNRSAFWMRVNENDDGSLNFFVSQDVLAVVKYHFPELDQASPTGWKQGKNNTKNIWVPANRVDQVDVDEIKQWAEFAGNQCVWLKLGNQLQDHFSGSEVDLCIAGDFNFTTDGSGTIGPRSVLGEAEFQLKYHLGELTQEKKQEYCNVMSQSLLDAFDLLPLRGIGTPAGPVVSPIPAQEGSSKLAWAFAKHVAERKGVGFIEPRLLVQKPQMKQLTIQQKVTVWTTIYQTANSVALDPASVHGRDVVIIDDLYQSGITMWAYAKALMGAGVRNVFGLVCVKSMRDSDNQ, from the coding sequence ATGCCCGAGTCGACAGTCTTCAATAGGAACCGAAGTGCTTTCTGGATGCGCGTCAACGAAAATGACGATGGCAGCCTCAATTTCTTCGTCTCTCAGGATGTGCTTGCTGTGGTCAAATATCATTTTCCTGAACTGGATCAGGCAAGCCCGACTGGGTGGAAGCAGGGAAAAAACAACACTAAGAATATTTGGGTTCCCGCAAACAGAGTGGATCAGGTTGATGTTGATGAAATTAAGCAGTGGGCGGAGTTCGCTGGAAATCAATGTGTTTGGCTGAAGTTGGGCAATCAGCTGCAAGATCATTTTTCTGGTTCGGAAGTCGATCTTTGTATTGCAGGGGATTTTAACTTTACCACCGATGGGTCTGGTACTATTGGGCCGCGAAGTGTGTTGGGAGAAGCAGAGTTTCAACTCAAGTATCACCTGGGCGAACTGACCCAGGAGAAGAAGCAGGAGTACTGTAATGTGATGTCGCAGTCGTTGCTGGATGCCTTTGACCTCTTGCCATTGCGGGGCATAGGTACTCCAGCGGGTCCTGTCGTTTCTCCCATTCCTGCCCAGGAAGGATCGAGTAAATTGGCCTGGGCTTTCGCAAAACATGTGGCAGAACGTAAAGGGGTCGGCTTCATCGAGCCGCGCCTCTTGGTTCAAAAACCACAGATGAAGCAGCTGACCATCCAGCAAAAAGTTACCGTATGGACGACGATCTACCAGACAGCCAATTCTGTCGCTCTCGATCCGGCGAGTGTTCACGGACGGGATGTGGTGATCATTGATGATCTGTACCAATCGGGCATCACGATGTGGGCCTACGCAAAAGCCCTGATGGGTGCCGGGGTTCGAAATGTTTTTGGCTTGGTTTGCGTAAAGTCAATGAGGGATAGCGATAACCAATGA
- a CDS encoding PglZ domain protein (PFAM: PglZ domain protein~KEGG: dev:DhcVS_259 hypothetical protein) — MTIKQFIQEEVLRPKLKKASVLVVYDPERRYRDLCCEMVADKCAVVDATESSIESREQALALLQELGKPGAMFENLLVYVPAAQPLTDEDRQQDPFAIYGAVGTEFPEGDGDEYQSLCLKAKADYATEIRRIFADNPNPTFDVIDAVGGGAGWPTLQAHLKVESARDILFAMLAPTAKQLESLKSSDAWVPEIRTLLTNTLGLKLKTKSKNWSPIADELWRFLLFSEFVYDLPGTLPGALSDVPCAMTEARPLIEDLCDRLRDSTANQPLYIERAETIETDLGLRDVCKDLEDLGVRDTFPFEERSFFAQAVDALKRDNIDKLRQMLGRHKSSVWIGRGENQAQWQLLQAAVSLVEACEDADRQLPDHAKTQEALIDFYTSSMREVDRLQREFEQAERDLLIKQDGVDVVIPHARTAYRKLVDKVQGVFIRHLEQSGWPPAGRLANCDVFDKMVAPKLQESGRRVAVLLIDALRYELGVELEKQLVDDGQVEMHAAFAQLPSITPVGMASLLPGAGSELKLIRKEDQVVVALGEQSLPQVTQRMDVLKKRFGDRFAEMSLTEFVRGKGKVDGGVELFVLRSTTIDQHMESTPEMALRLIHESLKSIRVAIHKLRGLGFKDAFVVTDHGFYLNTATEAGDVCAKPQGKWINVHERCLLGDGVSDTGNFVISAQHLGIRGDFNQIGGPRAMVPYRAGEWYFHGGASLQEAVVPVIAVRMQEPEGKFVPQAKITLNYKRGATKITTRLPVIEISASSADLFSMSATFEILVEAHDKQGNVVGEIKLGGMVNPATRTLSIKPGQNIAVTLRMDLEFEGSFTVKALDPVTLTTYSKLDLETDYTV, encoded by the coding sequence TACCGGGACCTCTGTTGTGAAATGGTCGCTGACAAATGTGCCGTCGTTGATGCCACGGAGAGCAGCATTGAAAGCCGCGAACAAGCACTTGCGTTGCTGCAGGAGCTTGGAAAGCCAGGGGCAATGTTCGAGAATCTGTTGGTCTATGTCCCGGCGGCCCAACCTCTGACCGACGAGGATCGGCAGCAGGACCCCTTTGCCATCTATGGTGCTGTTGGGACCGAGTTCCCCGAGGGGGACGGCGATGAGTATCAGAGCCTTTGCCTGAAAGCCAAGGCGGACTACGCAACGGAAATCCGCCGGATCTTTGCCGACAACCCCAACCCGACTTTTGACGTGATCGATGCCGTGGGTGGCGGTGCCGGATGGCCGACGCTTCAGGCACATCTGAAGGTGGAATCGGCGCGAGACATCCTCTTCGCCATGCTGGCTCCGACGGCAAAGCAGTTGGAGTCTTTGAAATCCAGCGACGCCTGGGTGCCGGAAATCAGGACTCTGCTCACCAACACCTTGGGCCTCAAGCTGAAGACCAAAAGTAAGAATTGGTCCCCCATTGCTGATGAGCTGTGGCGCTTTTTGCTGTTCAGTGAATTTGTCTACGATCTGCCGGGAACGCTTCCCGGTGCGTTGTCGGATGTGCCCTGCGCCATGACAGAAGCCCGACCCTTGATCGAGGATCTATGCGACCGGCTGAGGGACTCGACGGCCAACCAGCCTCTTTATATCGAACGGGCGGAGACGATTGAAACCGACCTTGGCCTGCGCGATGTGTGCAAGGACCTCGAGGATTTAGGGGTTCGCGACACGTTTCCGTTTGAAGAACGGTCATTTTTCGCCCAGGCAGTGGATGCACTGAAGCGCGATAACATCGACAAGCTGCGGCAGATGCTCGGGCGGCACAAGTCTTCGGTCTGGATTGGACGCGGGGAGAACCAGGCCCAATGGCAGCTCCTCCAGGCAGCAGTGAGTTTGGTGGAAGCCTGCGAGGATGCGGATCGTCAGCTGCCTGACCATGCCAAAACTCAAGAGGCCTTGATCGATTTCTACACCTCCAGCATGCGGGAAGTTGATCGCTTGCAGCGGGAATTTGAACAGGCCGAACGTGATCTGCTGATCAAACAGGACGGGGTTGATGTGGTGATTCCTCACGCCCGCACGGCCTATCGCAAACTGGTCGACAAGGTACAAGGCGTGTTTATCCGGCATCTCGAACAGTCTGGCTGGCCGCCTGCCGGTCGCCTGGCCAATTGTGATGTGTTCGACAAAATGGTCGCGCCCAAGCTGCAGGAGAGCGGTCGCCGGGTCGCCGTACTTCTCATCGATGCCTTGCGTTATGAACTCGGGGTGGAACTGGAGAAGCAGCTGGTTGATGACGGGCAGGTGGAGATGCACGCCGCGTTTGCTCAGCTTCCCAGCATAACCCCGGTCGGCATGGCGAGCCTTTTGCCCGGCGCTGGCAGTGAATTGAAGTTGATTCGCAAAGAGGATCAGGTCGTTGTGGCGTTAGGGGAGCAGTCGTTACCACAGGTGACGCAGCGCATGGATGTGCTCAAGAAACGGTTTGGAGATCGCTTTGCCGAGATGTCGTTGACCGAGTTTGTTCGTGGCAAAGGCAAGGTCGATGGAGGCGTCGAGCTTTTCGTTCTGCGCAGCACAACCATCGATCAGCATATGGAATCGACGCCCGAGATGGCGTTGCGGCTTATCCATGAGTCGTTGAAATCGATCCGGGTGGCCATCCATAAGCTGCGTGGCTTGGGATTCAAGGATGCCTTCGTCGTGACCGACCATGGGTTTTATCTCAATACGGCCACGGAAGCCGGAGACGTGTGCGCAAAACCGCAGGGGAAATGGATCAACGTCCACGAAAGATGTCTTCTGGGTGACGGGGTTTCCGATACAGGAAATTTCGTCATTTCAGCCCAGCATCTGGGTATCCGGGGGGACTTCAACCAGATTGGCGGACCTCGCGCCATGGTTCCCTATCGTGCTGGCGAGTGGTACTTCCATGGGGGCGCTTCCTTGCAAGAGGCCGTTGTGCCGGTCATCGCAGTAAGGATGCAAGAGCCTGAAGGCAAGTTTGTCCCGCAAGCGAAAATCACCCTCAACTATAAACGAGGTGCAACCAAGATCACGACGCGTTTGCCCGTAATCGAGATTTCGGCGAGTTCTGCGGATCTCTTCTCGATGAGTGCGACATTCGAGATTCTTGTTGAGGCCCACGACAAGCAAGGCAATGTTGTGGGAGAGATCAAGCTGGGCGGCATGGTCAATCCCGCGACACGCACCTTGTCAATCAAGCCCGGGCAAAACATTGCTGTTACTTTGCGAATGGACCTTGAATTTGAAGGCAGCTTCACGGTAAAGGCATTGGACCCGGTGACTTTAACGACTTACAGCAAGCTGGATCTTGAGACGGATTATACGGTGTGA
- a CDS encoding DEAD/DEAH box helicase domain protein (KEGG: rpc:RPC_3053 DEAD/DEAH box helicase-like~PFAM: DEAD/DEAH box helicase domain protein; helicase domain protein~SMART: DEAD-like helicase ; helicase domain protein), whose product MPIPTEKAREILQQHQAGHIENLFAQSSARYVLYEVGESEDNFPSFDAALTDKVTLSAYSILAAGVSLAEARLTDEAITAMEEAAALLINVHAPYAETELTSSFHVLIASMAFHASGQYSRAFVYIRKAELLTPLARIVASLIRKRPADVILEANQYLLADLSTMTDAWSLCDHAVTLSISRSTSLVLEYFATGNQQLLAASIENLNIAMELASDYDSPSHWWIARLLRLMISGNGQASLWHALPPYFPGDSSLLSRYIRLHAFASKSVTELWRSQLDAIPITLGQGRTGAVVNMRTSSGKTRVAELAILQTLHENPDAKILYLAPFRSLALEIEQTLGQIFDRCGFLVSHLYGGFRLSSADRQIAKDSTITIATPEKIRAILRSSPELLNDIRLIIIDEGHLIGADKRYVKNEIFIDHLRVLARSSACRILLLSAVLPNPDELAVWLTGDVGNVARSGWKPSSERFGILRWQGSSVRIDWKGDFASFNRQFIIASKCKRQYDHKLTRWKNRRSLFPQNKNEAVAASAVRLCSVGPVMIFSARANSIPGLAACVLTAIGENAEDHNWPKNEWNAFLATCQEELQDSAVELTAARKGIICHSNKLPSQVRMATERLMRSTSPKIIIASSTLAQGVNIGISSVIVATPYQTDQPIDHRDFWNICGRAGRAFVDGEGKVLYAIDETREDWQIRQDRELAAGYFNVSQSKPVESGLLFALGIIHQAAERAGIDFEDLMTMVAENDFSNLSEQVAAGCLEIMDLIDDGLLALHEDPEVNPNLENPEVWADTVFRSSLAAIQAPNSTFSIDADELIRFLAARAKKIVEMTPEPSQRKAYVASGLPVSVASNVYRDREQFLQYAQFLSDADKNLQ is encoded by the coding sequence ATGCCGATCCCGACTGAGAAGGCCAGGGAAATCCTGCAACAACATCAAGCTGGCCACATAGAAAATCTATTTGCCCAGTCTAGTGCGAGATATGTTCTATACGAGGTCGGCGAATCGGAAGATAATTTCCCATCATTTGATGCCGCACTTACAGACAAAGTCACTTTATCAGCTTACTCAATTCTTGCGGCAGGGGTTAGCCTGGCTGAGGCCAGATTAACCGATGAAGCAATAACTGCCATGGAAGAGGCAGCGGCCCTTCTCATCAATGTTCATGCGCCTTACGCAGAGACAGAGCTTACGAGTAGTTTTCATGTCCTGATCGCTTCAATGGCCTTTCATGCGTCTGGCCAATATTCACGGGCCTTTGTTTACATCCGGAAAGCGGAATTGCTGACTCCGTTGGCAAGAATTGTAGCATCGCTTATTCGCAAAAGGCCTGCCGATGTAATCCTTGAAGCAAATCAGTATCTGCTGGCGGATCTCTCAACTATGACCGACGCATGGTCGCTATGTGACCATGCGGTCACACTATCAATTTCGCGGTCAACTTCCCTTGTTCTCGAATATTTTGCCACAGGAAATCAGCAGCTTTTAGCAGCTTCCATAGAAAACTTAAACATCGCTATGGAGCTCGCCTCAGATTACGATTCTCCCTCGCACTGGTGGATAGCTCGTCTGCTTAGGCTTATGATATCTGGAAACGGTCAGGCATCCTTGTGGCACGCCTTGCCGCCATATTTTCCTGGCGACTCATCTCTTTTAAGTCGCTATATAAGACTGCACGCCTTCGCATCGAAATCCGTCACAGAACTGTGGCGATCCCAGCTCGACGCTATTCCTATAACACTTGGTCAAGGTCGTACCGGTGCTGTTGTGAACATGCGAACCAGCTCAGGGAAAACGCGGGTTGCCGAACTTGCCATTCTTCAAACACTCCACGAAAACCCTGACGCAAAGATATTATATTTAGCCCCGTTTCGGTCGCTGGCATTGGAAATCGAGCAGACTTTAGGTCAAATTTTTGATCGGTGCGGATTTCTTGTCTCTCATCTCTATGGCGGGTTTCGACTTAGCTCCGCTGATAGACAGATCGCCAAAGACTCCACTATCACCATAGCAACGCCCGAAAAAATCAGGGCAATATTACGATCCTCTCCAGAGCTTCTGAATGATATCAGGCTCATCATTATCGATGAAGGGCACCTGATTGGTGCGGACAAGAGATACGTTAAGAACGAGATTTTTATAGACCACCTTAGAGTGTTGGCCAGATCTTCCGCATGTCGAATACTCTTGCTTTCTGCTGTTTTGCCCAACCCGGATGAGCTTGCTGTGTGGTTAACCGGAGATGTTGGGAATGTTGCAAGATCCGGTTGGAAGCCATCGTCGGAACGATTTGGAATCCTACGCTGGCAAGGAAGCAGCGTACGGATTGACTGGAAAGGCGATTTTGCTTCATTTAATCGCCAATTTATTATCGCGAGCAAATGCAAAAGGCAGTATGACCATAAACTTACGCGGTGGAAAAATCGGAGGTCCCTTTTCCCTCAGAATAAAAATGAAGCGGTTGCGGCATCTGCAGTACGATTATGTTCAGTAGGGCCTGTGATGATATTTTCAGCCAGGGCAAATAGTATTCCAGGGCTCGCTGCTTGTGTTCTCACTGCTATCGGAGAAAATGCTGAAGATCACAATTGGCCTAAAAATGAATGGAACGCTTTTCTGGCTACATGCCAAGAGGAGCTACAAGACAGTGCGGTGGAGCTGACGGCTGCAAGGAAAGGCATAATATGCCATAGCAATAAACTCCCATCCCAGGTACGAATGGCCACAGAACGCCTGATGCGTTCAACTTCACCCAAAATCATTATCGCGTCGTCCACGCTGGCTCAAGGTGTCAATATCGGCATTTCTTCTGTAATCGTTGCCACTCCTTACCAAACGGATCAGCCTATTGATCATAGGGATTTCTGGAACATTTGCGGCCGTGCAGGACGAGCTTTTGTTGATGGCGAGGGGAAAGTTCTCTATGCCATCGATGAGACAAGAGAAGATTGGCAGATCAGACAGGACCGAGAATTGGCGGCAGGTTATTTCAACGTCAGCCAAAGCAAGCCCGTTGAAAGCGGTCTGCTCTTTGCACTTGGAATTATCCATCAAGCCGCCGAAAGGGCTGGCATAGACTTCGAAGACCTCATGACCATGGTTGCTGAAAATGATTTTTCCAATCTGAGTGAACAAGTTGCTGCCGGTTGCCTTGAAATTATGGACCTTATTGACGATGGCCTTCTCGCTCTCCATGAAGATCCTGAAGTTAATCCTAATTTGGAAAACCCAGAAGTGTGGGCCGACACCGTCTTCCGGAGTTCATTGGCCGCCATCCAAGCCCCAAACAGTACATTCTCAATCGATGCCGATGAGTTGATCAGGTTTCTTGCTGCAAGAGCTAAAAAAATAGTTGAGATGACACCTGAACCAAGCCAGAGAAAGGCGTATGTGGCATCAGGGCTTCCCGTTTCAGTCGCATCAAACGTGTATAGGGATCGTGAACAATTTCTCCAATATGCGCAGTTTTTAAGTGACGCAGACAAAAACCTTCAGTAG
- a CDS encoding hypothetical protein (KEGG: mpt:Mpe_A1673 hypothetical protein) has translation MPPRKILGDHPVPEVFGCYTVAEDGSTNSGVPHRSLAQDVDCRPETISQLRDALVKHHVSAAMIAQDRRKIKNLRALGYPIEDTNIRRFPTSDTTRKGNLAEVFLAEYICAASGANLPVYRLRYNPNVDQAMKGDDVLAFDFTSRRARIIIGEAKFRGTPSKKAIQDIVSGLVRSHQAGLPASLQFVADRLYEQNNIELADRVEDCSVKMAQGRLDLSYVGFLLSTDNSKSKVNQHTSAALRTLVMISLGIDSPGNLVEDCFNGIEELAHADPD, from the coding sequence ATGCCACCTCGAAAAATATTAGGAGACCATCCAGTCCCTGAAGTCTTTGGTTGTTATACCGTTGCGGAAGATGGGTCTACAAATAGCGGTGTCCCTCATCGTTCTCTGGCTCAGGACGTCGATTGCCGTCCTGAAACCATTAGTCAATTGCGCGACGCCCTTGTAAAGCATCATGTCAGCGCCGCAATGATTGCTCAAGACCGCCGAAAAATAAAAAATCTTCGCGCTCTTGGCTATCCAATCGAGGATACCAATATCCGACGATTTCCCACATCAGATACAACGAGAAAAGGAAACTTGGCAGAGGTATTCTTGGCCGAGTACATATGTGCTGCATCTGGTGCCAACCTGCCTGTTTACCGTCTTCGTTATAACCCGAATGTCGATCAAGCTATGAAAGGCGATGATGTACTGGCCTTTGATTTTACCTCGAGGCGGGCAAGAATAATAATCGGAGAAGCGAAATTTCGTGGAACCCCTTCAAAGAAGGCAATCCAGGATATTGTCAGTGGGCTTGTACGTTCGCATCAAGCAGGGCTGCCTGCTTCTCTTCAATTTGTGGCAGATCGTTTGTATGAGCAGAACAACATTGAACTTGCAGATCGAGTTGAAGACTGCTCTGTAAAGATGGCTCAAGGCAGACTTGATCTCAGTTACGTTGGATTCCTCCTCAGTACTGACAATAGCAAGTCGAAAGTCAACCAGCACACTTCTGCAGCCCTGAGAACTCTTGTAATGATTTCCTTAGGAATTGATTCTCCTGGGAATTTGGTCGAAGATTGTTTTAACGGGATTGAGGAGTTAGCTCATGCCGATCCCGACTGA
- a CDS encoding ATP-dependent Lon-type protease-like protein (KEGG: dev:DhcVS_258 ATP-dependent Lon protease), whose protein sequence is MTNDALDIKLLDAFGGKVVRKDLLHRIKKGTNVPTFVLEFLLARYCASDDAAEIQEGLEAVIATLQDNYVRADEANAAQSKVATKGKHRFFDKVHVRYVEKEKRHWAALENFNSQRIAISEKFYRDNNRLLEGGIWAEVTLGYNEIEDDDYAFYIEDLRPIQLSRFDFEGYAEGRKPFSRDEWLDIVLRSVGLEGSRLSHRLKLHFVARLAPLVEPNFNFVELGPRGTGKSYFFSEFSPYSTLISGGQATKATLFYNNARSRIGLVGFWDTVAFDEVGGIKIKDPDTIQIMKDYLANGRFSRGVEVIADASMAFVGNIDYSIEQVVNSTEHDLFMPLPKEFDLAVMDRFACYLPGWEMPKNSSDYLTSNYGFITDYLAEAFHYQFSHTNRYEEVTKRIQLGKSVEGRDEKGIKKTVCALLKILHPDGPPSDAEFEEYVAYAVECRRRVKEQMNKRKPDDEFANINMSYRTADGREVVVFCPESRNAPATQHPLRRTLANEPGSDVEPVISKESVTASIPDSPPPAENPVDLPATIAPEQEQSPVDLGPSERHFTILYGDTGHSYESIIAPYVKNAREIVVEDPYIRLTHQIQNFVRFCEAVLKHSSVKRIKLITSYDDSTNMMEINDRLGELKQSLLEMDVVLDIDLNPNMHDREIRIDNGWIIKIGRGLDFYQKPASWFSIGANDLNLRPCLETKVDIFQKKNTE, encoded by the coding sequence ATGACAAACGATGCGTTGGACATAAAGTTACTTGATGCGTTTGGCGGAAAGGTCGTGCGCAAGGACCTTCTGCATCGCATCAAGAAAGGCACGAACGTCCCCACGTTTGTGCTCGAGTTTCTATTAGCGCGTTATTGCGCCAGTGACGATGCAGCCGAAATACAGGAAGGACTGGAGGCTGTCATTGCCACCTTGCAAGATAACTACGTCCGTGCCGATGAGGCAAATGCTGCCCAGTCAAAGGTGGCGACCAAAGGAAAACACCGATTTTTCGATAAAGTCCATGTGCGGTATGTAGAGAAGGAGAAGCGCCACTGGGCCGCTCTGGAAAACTTCAATTCCCAGCGGATTGCCATTTCGGAAAAGTTTTACCGCGACAACAATCGTCTACTTGAAGGTGGTATCTGGGCTGAGGTGACTCTCGGCTATAACGAGATCGAAGATGACGACTACGCTTTTTACATTGAAGATTTAAGACCCATTCAGCTGAGCCGGTTCGATTTTGAAGGATATGCCGAGGGACGGAAGCCGTTCAGCCGCGACGAGTGGTTGGACATCGTCCTGCGATCCGTTGGTCTGGAGGGCAGCAGGCTCTCTCACCGGCTCAAGCTGCACTTCGTGGCCAGGTTGGCCCCTCTGGTTGAGCCAAACTTCAATTTCGTCGAACTGGGACCGCGAGGCACAGGCAAGTCCTATTTCTTCAGCGAGTTTTCCCCATACTCCACCTTGATCAGTGGCGGACAGGCCACCAAGGCGACGCTCTTTTACAACAATGCTCGAAGCCGCATCGGGCTTGTCGGATTCTGGGACACGGTTGCTTTCGATGAGGTTGGGGGCATTAAAATCAAAGACCCGGACACCATCCAGATCATGAAGGATTACCTCGCAAATGGACGGTTTTCGCGGGGAGTCGAGGTCATCGCAGATGCCAGCATGGCCTTTGTCGGCAACATCGACTACTCCATCGAGCAAGTAGTGAACTCTACCGAACACGACTTGTTCATGCCGTTGCCCAAGGAGTTCGATCTTGCTGTGATGGACCGCTTTGCCTGTTATCTGCCCGGCTGGGAGATGCCGAAAAACAGCAGCGATTATTTGACTTCAAACTATGGGTTCATCACGGACTACCTGGCCGAAGCTTTCCATTATCAGTTTTCTCATACCAATCGCTATGAGGAGGTCACCAAACGGATTCAACTCGGCAAATCGGTCGAAGGGCGCGACGAAAAGGGCATAAAGAAGACTGTTTGTGCCTTGCTGAAAATTCTCCATCCTGATGGTCCGCCGAGCGACGCCGAGTTCGAGGAATACGTGGCTTATGCGGTGGAATGCCGCCGCCGGGTCAAGGAACAGATGAATAAGCGGAAGCCCGATGACGAATTCGCCAATATCAATATGTCTTACCGGACAGCTGATGGTCGCGAGGTCGTCGTGTTTTGCCCAGAATCCCGCAACGCACCGGCGACTCAGCATCCATTGCGCAGAACACTGGCAAACGAACCCGGTAGTGATGTCGAACCCGTCATTTCAAAAGAGAGTGTTACGGCGTCAATTCCAGACTCGCCACCACCGGCTGAGAATCCGGTTGACCTGCCAGCAACCATCGCGCCGGAACAAGAGCAATCTCCTGTCGATCTAGGGCCAAGCGAGCGGCATTTCACAATTCTGTATGGCGACACAGGGCACAGCTATGAATCCATAATCGCGCCATACGTCAAGAATGCCCGGGAGATCGTTGTCGAGGACCCGTATATAAGGCTGACTCACCAGATCCAGAATTTTGTTCGCTTCTGTGAGGCCGTCTTGAAACATTCCTCGGTAAAACGGATCAAGTTGATCACAAGCTATGACGACAGCACAAACATGATGGAAATAAACGACCGGCTTGGTGAATTAAAGCAGAGCCTGTTGGAGATGGATGTTGTTCTCGATATCGACCTGAACCCGAACATGCATGACCGCGAGATTCGTATCGATAACGGCTGGATCATCAAGATCGGTCGAGGACTCGATTTCTATCAAAAACCTGCCAGTTGGTTCAGCATCGGGGCAAACGACCTTAATTTAAGGCCATGCCTTGAAACAAAGGTGGATATTTTCCAGAAGAAAAACACGGAGTGA
- a CDS encoding SMF family protein (PFAM: SMF family protein~KEGG: dma:DMR_24790 smf protein), with translation MIQPILQFIQAKGSGEAALRRLLTYAVAHGENAAREICLSAHSLAAEIGVKPDVAQNIVDAQVEAVKTAEELEHQGVSVIWQGAASYPERIEKILQSDAPPVLFVQGNQSLFDEPGVGFCGSRKASDKGLAITGRCALQLAKEGICVVSGYAHGVDMAAHKTAMENGGTTIFVLVEGILRFQRKRDVANLLSASNHLVVSQFPPRLTWSGRNAMKRNSTIIGLSDAMILVESGLTGGTFAAGEETLKRKRPLFVIDFAEPGPSAEANPYFIKQGGMPVRGNREGIPSLDKVREVVAKQSWRTSSPKEQSLFNLVTDQDKKRS, from the coding sequence ATGATTCAACCCATTCTCCAATTTATCCAAGCGAAAGGATCAGGCGAAGCAGCCCTTCGGCGTTTACTCACCTATGCTGTGGCTCACGGTGAGAATGCTGCCCGGGAAATCTGTTTGTCTGCTCATTCTCTTGCTGCGGAGATTGGCGTAAAGCCTGATGTGGCCCAAAATATCGTGGACGCCCAAGTTGAGGCGGTCAAGACTGCTGAAGAGCTTGAACATCAAGGCGTGAGTGTCATCTGGCAGGGGGCAGCTTCCTATCCTGAACGGATTGAGAAAATTCTTCAGTCTGATGCACCACCGGTACTTTTTGTCCAGGGGAACCAATCACTTTTTGACGAACCTGGTGTGGGTTTTTGCGGTTCGAGAAAGGCTTCAGATAAAGGACTGGCGATCACTGGGCGATGTGCGTTGCAGCTTGCCAAAGAGGGAATATGCGTAGTGAGTGGGTATGCGCATGGTGTTGATATGGCGGCCCACAAAACTGCCATGGAAAACGGCGGCACCACGATCTTCGTCCTCGTAGAGGGAATTCTTCGTTTCCAGAGAAAACGAGATGTTGCCAACCTCTTATCGGCCAGTAACCACCTGGTGGTATCCCAATTCCCTCCGCGTCTCACATGGAGCGGCCGGAATGCGATGAAACGAAACAGCACGATCATTGGTCTCTCTGATGCGATGATCCTCGTGGAATCGGGGCTGACCGGTGGTACGTTCGCAGCCGGAGAGGAAACTCTTAAACGCAAAAGGCCACTGTTTGTAATCGATTTCGCAGAGCCAGGCCCTTCTGCTGAGGCCAATCCCTATTTCATAAAACAGGGCGGCATGCCTGTCCGTGGCAATCGGGAAGGGATTCCCTCGCTGGATAAAGTAAGAGAGGTCGTTGCCAAGCAGTCGTGGAGGACTTCATCTCCGAAAGAACAGAGTCTTTTCAACTTGGTCACCGATCAAGATAAAAAGAGAAGCTAA